TCGCTGCCCAATAAGGTGTAGGGACTTATCGACTGAATTAAAACGGTTCTGCTAAGTTTGCCAAAGCAGGGCCGTTTTATAACACTTGCTGATTGACGTTTTATGCGTCCCGCACCAGCTCCAACTCGGGGCGCAGGGGCATTTGCAGCGGCACGTTTTCCACGGTGAAGGTGCTGTTGTCGAGGCCAAAGCTTTCCTGGTCCGACACGCCCAGCCACTTCAGCCAGCCGTGCAGGCGCAGGGCCATGCGCTTCCAGCCGCGCAGGAAGTGCTGGTAGGGCACGGTTTTGTTGAGCAGCACAAACTGGAAGTCGCCCACCACGTCCTGTTCGCGCAAGCTTTCGTAGCGCGAGGTGATGTCGATTTCCTTGTTTTTGACCAGGTCGCCCACAATTTGGCGGAACATGTAGTTGATGGCGGGGTCGACGCGGAAGCCCAGTCGGATGTCGATGCGCACCAGCTCCTGCGGCAGTACGTGCGTGACGTGGTAGGAGCGGGTGTAGGGGTCGTCGGTGGTGTCGACGTGCACGAGGTAGTACACGTCGGCGCGCTTGGGGCGCTTTTTGAAGATGGAGTGGGCGATGCCGTTTTCGAGCTGCGAGCTGTCGGCCGACTTGGTGAGGTACACCAGGTGGGTGGCGAATTTGGGCACCGACTCATCGTTGCTCAGCTCCTGGAGCAGCGGCAGGTAGTCGGCCAGCGGTACCAGTTCGGTGAGGTCGTTGCGGATGCGCTGGCCCTGAATCCAGGCCACCATCACGGTCAGCAGCAGCACGCTCAGCAGGACGCTCAGCCAGCCGCCGTGGGTGAATTTGGCCAGGTTGGCCACCAGGAAAGAGCCTTCCACGGTGAAGTATACGCCGAGCAGCAGGAAAATCCAGACGGGGCTGGTACGGCGCAGGCGCAGGTAAAAGGCCAGCAGAACGGTGGTCATGAGCATGGTGATGGTGACAGCCAGACCGAAGGCCGCTTCCATCTTGCCCGACTCCCGGAACAGCAGCACCACCCCGATGCAGCCGGCGCACAGCAGCCAGTTGAGCGAGGCCACATAGGCCTGCCCGCGCAATTCAGTGGGATAAGAAATGCGCACCTTGGGCCAGAAGTGCAGCCGCAGCGCCTCAATGACGAGCGTGAACGAGCCCGAAATCAGGGCCTGCGAGGCAATGATGGTGGCCAGCGTGCATAGGACGATGGCCGGCAGCAGCAGCGCCGGCGGTATCATCAGGAAAAACAGATTCTGCTCGCCCAGCGGCGCGCCCAGGTGGCGCAGCAGCCAGGACCCCTGCCCCAGGTAGTTGAGCACGAGGCAGATTTTGACGAACGTCCACGACACGTAGATGTTGGGCCGGCCCACGTGGCCCATATCGGCGTAGAGCGCCTCGGCCCCGGTGCTGCACAGGAATATCGAGCCCAGTAGCCAGAACGCGCCCGGCACCCGCGTCACCATGTGCACGGCGTAGTACGGGTTCAGCGCCCGCAGAATGCTGAAATCATGAATCAGCTCTTTGAAACCGAGCACGGCCAGCATGGAGAAGAAGAGCACCATCACCGGTCCGAAAAACTTGCCGATGATGGCCGTGCCGAACTGCTGAAACGCAAACAGGCCCACCAGAATGACGATGACGATGGGCACCGTGTTCAGGTCGGGCTTGAGGATGCGCAGGCCCTCAATGGCCGAGGCCACCGAGATGGGCGGCGTGATGATGCCGTCGGCCAGCAGGGCCGCCGCGCCGATGATGGCGGCCAGGTACAGCCACTTCACCCGCAGCCGCCGCAGCCGGGCAAACAGGGCCAGGATGCCGCCCTCGCCATTATTATCGGCTTTTAGCGCAATGAAGACGTATTTGACGGTGGTGAGCAGCGTGAGCGTCCAGAGAATGGCGGAAATGGTGCCGAGCACCACGTCCTCCGTCACGGGCCGGCTCACGAACACGCCGCGCACGGTGTAGAGCGGCGAAGTACCAATGTCGCCGTACACGATGCCGAGGGCAATGAGCGTACCGGCGGCGGAGGCGCGGGAAAGCGGGTTGGCGTGGGCCGATGGGACCGCCGCGGTCAGGGCGGGAATGCTAGTTGGCATAGAGGCGAAAATGGGCCCGGTTGCAGGAGCAGCGGCTCGTGGTGCGGATGGCGAGCGGACGCCAACATGGGTACGCGAGAACTAAAGTTGGGTTTGCGGTATTCTCGGTCATTTTTAGAATATCCGGGCGGCCAACCTGGCAGTAGGCGAGAAGTAACGCGCGAAAGTAGCGCACTAGCGTTTTGAACCAAGCCCCTAGCGAAACGCTAGCGGGCAAGACGCCTGCCCGCCGGATAGTGGCCTTTCAACGGCTTTTAGCGGGGCTGGTACAGTCGTTGGTGAGCGTAGTGGAAGAATAGAAAACGCCGTCTCCGCCTCGGAAAACCGGCATCCCGTTCCACTCAATCATTCCCTGTTTTCATGAAAGCAGTTATTACCGGTGCCCTGCTGTTGGGCGCCACCCTTGCTTCCGGCCAGGCATCCCCCATTGGCACGGGCGGCGGCAACCCACCCTCTCCAACCGCTTCCGACACCGCCCGCACCGCCAACGGCCGGGCCTTGCCGCAACCCCTGCCCGCGCTGCCGTTTCCGAGCGGGGAATGGATTGGCCCCGTCATCGGTGCCCCCGACCGCACATCGGTCTACCCGCTGCAAAAGGCCCTGGGCGGCCAGGCCAGTAGCCGCTACCGGGTATACGGCTGGGTCAATCCGTCGTTTTCGGCCAGCACCTCGAAGAACTCCAACATTCCGGTGGCCTACAACATT
This genomic stretch from Hymenobacter sp. PAMC 26628 harbors:
- a CDS encoding KUP/HAK/KT family potassium transporter, giving the protein MPTSIPALTAAVPSAHANPLSRASAAGTLIALGIVYGDIGTSPLYTVRGVFVSRPVTEDVVLGTISAILWTLTLLTTVKYVFIALKADNNGEGGILALFARLRRLRVKWLYLAAIIGAAALLADGIITPPISVASAIEGLRILKPDLNTVPIVIVILVGLFAFQQFGTAIIGKFFGPVMVLFFSMLAVLGFKELIHDFSILRALNPYYAVHMVTRVPGAFWLLGSIFLCSTGAEALYADMGHVGRPNIYVSWTFVKICLVLNYLGQGSWLLRHLGAPLGEQNLFFLMIPPALLLPAIVLCTLATIIASQALISGSFTLVIEALRLHFWPKVRISYPTELRGQAYVASLNWLLCAGCIGVVLLFRESGKMEAAFGLAVTITMLMTTVLLAFYLRLRRTSPVWIFLLLGVYFTVEGSFLVANLAKFTHGGWLSVLLSVLLLTVMVAWIQGQRIRNDLTELVPLADYLPLLQELSNDESVPKFATHLVYLTKSADSSQLENGIAHSIFKKRPKRADVYYLVHVDTTDDPYTRSYHVTHVLPQELVRIDIRLGFRVDPAINYMFRQIVGDLVKNKEIDITSRYESLREQDVVGDFQFVLLNKTVPYQHFLRGWKRMALRLHGWLKWLGVSDQESFGLDNSTFTVENVPLQMPLRPELELVRDA